CCCCAACATCGTCCAGATACATTCCCTCGACAACATCGACGGAAGGCTGGTTATCGACATGACCTACGTCGAGGGGGGCTCTCTCGCTGATGCGGAAGCGATGCGGCGCGCCACACTCAGCCAGTCGCTCCAATCGGTGGGGGACGCGCTCGCCGGGTTGGCCAGCTGCCACCAGGTAGGCATCATTCATCGGGATGTGAAGCCCAGCAACATTTTACTTGGCCGGGAAGGCATTGCTCTCCTGTCGGACTTCGGCCTCTCGAAGTGCCTCGCCGCCCACCACGAAGCCGCCGTGAGCAGCATGGCTTCGTCGTGCCTCTTTCTGGGCACCCCCCGCTATGCGCCCCCCGAATCCTGGGAAGGTAAGGAACCCACCCCGTCGTGGGACGTCTATTCCGCCGGGGCGGTCATTTATGAAGCCGCCAGCGGCCACGCGCCCCACGAAGCCAATTCGCCGCTGGAGTTGATCCGCAGCATTTACGAGAACGCTGTGCCGCCGCTATCGGACATCAATGAAGCCATCACGCCGGCCCTGAGCAAAGCGGTGGCGCAAATGCTGGCCCAGAATCCAAACGACCGGCCCCAAAACGCCAGCGCAGCGCTCAAGTTGCTGTCGGAATGCCCTGAATTCGCGGAGAAGAAATCGGCGAGGCTCTCGACCATTGTTCAAGTAAAATGGCCGCCAAAGAGGGCCCCCTTCCGTTTGCGTCTCGCGAAGATGAAGCGTCCTCTGGTCATTCTCGCCGCGGCCGCGTTTATCCTCGCGATAGCCAGTCTACTCCCCTTGAAGAGCTGGTTCTCCTCCCTTCCCGGCGAGGGTGCGCGTCCCCGCGCTGCATCAGACCACTATGTGTTCAACACGACAGACACTCTGACCAGCGAGCGCTGGGCGGAACACTGGCTCATGATTCGCGGCGGGGAACAGCAAACGTGGCAGGTTCTCGCCAGCAAAGGAACCGATCTTATCTACCTTCAGGCCTCCCCCAACGATGAATCATTTGATTTTCTGGGGCATTGGGCCCACTACACAGACAAGACGGCCCGGGCATTTCGTCACGGCACTGTCCAAGGCGCCGGAAAATGGGTGCGTGAGAATGAACTCATGACTGCTGTACTGCAATTCGAGTGCGCACTCGATGGTTCTCGATGGCAGGGCGCGTTTCTTCTGGATAGAACCGTTTCCGACGAGCCCCCCGGCCAATTCATGGCCGCTCTCGAGTCGACCGGCCTGTTCACTCGACTGGTGTATTGCGAATTGATCCCCCGAAATCTGGATTGGGCGGAAGAGGTCGAGAACCTGTTTATCGCGAAGGATATTCCCAAGGTCACGGTGCCGTTCCTCGCGGGGTCCGATGCCCCCATGCAGATCGACGGGCAAGCAACGGAAACGATATGGCGGCAAGCAGCAGCGAACGCTGGTCCGGAGTCTGGAGTGCTCAACGCGCAGTCCGAGGGCAGTGGCGCCACGCTGACTGTCTGCCGGGACAAGAACCAGTTGTATTTCTATCTCGCTTCGCCAACCCCACTGGATAATCCTGCATTGACCCTTCGATTGTTGACGCAATGTGACGCGCAGCCCAATCAGATCATCTCGTGGAAACTCGTCGTGGACCAAAGCAACGCCATTCAGTTGCATAAGGTGGCGGGAGACAAGGAGTATCCTCAGAACAGCCATGCAGTGGCGGTGTCATCTGGCGAAGCCAAGGGGCACCGGGTCGAGATGGCAATGCCTTTCACCGATTTGGAACTTGAAGAGGGCCCTCTCCCGGATACTCGCTGGCGGTTGTCTGGCGCGTTTGCAGACGCGCAAGTTGAGCCTGTCAAGGCGGCGGTTTATTGGGGACGCGCCGCAGGAGCATCGCCTGTACATGGCGCGATCCTCTTATTCGGACCTTCGGAGTAGCCAGCCCCCGGTGCGGCAGTTGGCCCCGGCCGTGTGGCCCGGCGGATGGCCGGGTATGCTTCTGTGTTTCGTGATCGTCTGGGGGCAGCACGCAAGCGGACAAGACACAGGGTCTCTGAATCCATCCTCTTATCCCGATCAATTGATCGTTCTCGAAAACTCGCTTTACTTCGTAGCCGACGACGGTATCCACGGACGCGAGATCTGGCGCTACACACCCGAGGATGACCTGAACAAGGCCGCCGAATGCTCGCTCGTCACCGACTTGATGCCTGGTCAGGGAAGTTCCAACCCTGAAAGATTCCTTGCGGCCGGTAACTGTCTCTATTTCTCGGCCGTCGGACCCCGCATAGATCGCTGGCCCTGGGTGTTGCGCAAGAACGAAACCCAACCTGCGGCAGTCACAGAAGCAACAGACACCTTTCTGGTCGACCCACAGTTTATGGACCAGGATGCCCGCAATGTGTACATGGCAGCCGCGACCAGCGCCACTTCCCGGTTTCTCTATCGTATTCCCCGCGGCAGCGCAACCGCCGAACGTGTAGCCGAATTTGGCCCCAACAGGCTATCGGAAGCCCAGCGAACCACTATCGGACCCGACGGCTCCTTTTACTACTATTTGGGAGGGCATCTCATCCGCCTTTCGGAAGGGCAACTCGTTGATCTGGCCGATTTTGGCGGCGCCACAGATCTCTTCCTGAGCGGGGCCATAGCGCCCCTGCGCGACTGTATTATCTTGGTGGGGTTCGATGACGGCCACGGCCGCGAGGTGTGGCGCTCAGATGGCACGCGGGAAAGCACCCGGCTGATGAAGGACATCGCGGACGGTCCCGGCTCGTCGCGAATAACAAGTTTCACGTTGTGGCGGGATGAACTCTACTTTGGCGCCGATGATGGCCGCTGCGGCAAAGAACTCTGGAAAACCGATGGCACCACCGAAGGCACCAAGCTGCTCAGAGACCATCTTGAGGGGCCTTCACACGGCGATCCCCATTATTTCGCCGCGGCAGAGAACTGGCTATTCTACCTCGCCCACGACGAGAACCACGGAAAGGAGCTGTGGCGAACCGACGGAAGTCCCGAGAACACCGTCTTGGTCGCGGACCTCAAACCCGGTCCCTTGGGCAGCGACCCTTGGCAGCTCACGCCGTTCAATGGGTTGCTTTTCTTTTGCGCGGACAGCGCCGAGTACGGGGAAGAAATCTTCGTGAGTGACGGCAACGCCGACGGCACTCACATCCTGAAAGACATCGTTCCGGGAGAAGGCGATTCCGGCCCTGATAACCTTGCCGTATTGGGCAACCGACTCTTCTTCACATGCGACGACGGCATACACGGCGAAGAACTGTGGGTTACTGACGGCACTGCCGAAGGCACCCGGTTAGCCGCGGATATCTATCCCATCCGGATGAATCCGTCTTCGTCGCCGCACAACCTTGTAGCTGTCGGCGAGCGTGTCTTTTTCACCGTTTACCACCAGATGACGGGCGAAGAACTATGGGTGAGCGACGGCACTTCTGACGGTACGCGTCTGGTGCGCGACATTGCGCCTGGCCCGCTGGACAGTGCTCCGTCAAGCCTGACCGTGTCGGGAAACCGGGTTTTCTTCGCAGCCCGCACTCAAACGAATGGTTGTGAGCTCTGGTTCTCCGACGGCACCCTCGATGGCACGCAGCTTGCCTGCGACATCAACGAGGGTCCCGAAGGAAGCAATCCACGGTGTCTTTGTCCCGACGGCGAGTCGCTCCTCCTCGTAGCCGACGACGGCAAGAGCGGGGAAGCCTTGTGGCGGTATTCTCTGGCCACATCATCCGCAAACGGCCCGGCACATCCTGGGGAAGCCGGTGCGCAGATAGCCGATGTCTTTCGTTTGTTCAACAACGTTTACGCCTATGTTATTGATAAAAATGGGCATGCGAACCTCTGCCGCATCGAGGACAACCCTGACGGCCTCGCGCTCATCGTCCAGAATGACGCTGTATCGGCCTTGAACATTCCCGAGGAAATAAGCGTGGCGGCAACGCCCGTGTCCGGCGCAGTGCCGCCAGAACTCTCTGAAGCCGGTCTCGTCGGGCTCGTCCATCCCCTCGGAGCTCAAGAGACCGATCGCACAACTCTTCCGTTGGGAGAAGTGCTCCTGTGCGTTCTCGACGTCCCCGGCCATGGCGCGGAACTCTTCAGCGTTCGCTGCGATCCGCGGTCACTGCAGTTGGTGAGAGACATCTTCCCCGGCCCTGCAAGCTCGAGTCCGGCCAGTCTCTGTGAGGCTGGCGGATTGGCCTATTTCACGGCGGAACATCCCACGGAAGGGCGCATCCTCTGGAAAAGCGATGGTAAGGCTGAGGGCACCGGTGTTGTTATGGGCCAAGTTGAACTGATACTCTCCTTCACGATACCCGCATATGAAGTTGCCGCCCTCGACGACACGCTCGTCGTCGTCTCCGAGGCGGGCCGGTCTTCTCCGCGCGAACACAAAGACATTGAATTGCGTTTCATCCCTCTAGCCGAGGCAATAGAGGAAGACAGGATTTTCAGCATCTGCGTGGGCAAACAAGGCTCGTGGCCACGGCAATTGACAAGGGCTGGCAACCATATCTTCTTCACTGCAAATGATGGCATCCACGGCGAGGAACTCTGGATAACCGACGGCACCCAAGAAGGGACCCGCCTCGTGAAAGACATCCTGACTCCAGGCGACCTCTCGCCTCTCACCCCGTAACCGGGAAACGGCCCCGAAGCAGGGCGGCGGCTTTTCTTGTCACCCGAAGCCGTGAAGGTCACGAACGTTGATAGTTCGACAATCCCCGCGTTGCGAGGCCCGGGCGTCTCAAGCGCATATCTCCACTCAGTCTCTTCAAACAAGCGGGAATAGTTGCCGGAACACGCCATTCGGCAGCTATACTATTCCCACAACCAGGAAAGGGGAAGCGCCATGACCGAATCCATCCAGGACGATCCCCAGCCGGGTGCGCAGCCCTTCTTCAAGACCCGGGGCGTCGTCATCACTCCTCAGGATCTGACCCTGGGCAACTGGCCGGAACGCGCCAAGCGCGCGGGATTGACGACCATAGCCCTGCACCCCTTCCCAAAGCGGTTGATCGAGTTCGTCGAGTCTAATGACGGGCAGGAGTTCCTGGATACGTGTCGCGAGCTGGGTCTCCGCGTCGAATACGAGTTGCATGCCATGGCCGAGCTGCTGCCGCGCCACCTCTTCGATAAGGACCCCTCGCTATTCCGCATGACCGATGAGGGCGAGCGAAGCCCCGACGCAAACGTATGCGTGCACTCGGCCGCCGCTCTGGAAACCGTTGCCGCGAACGCCGCGCGGGTTGGAAACCTTCTCAGACCAACTACCGGCCGTTATTACTTCTGGGGCGATGATGGCAAACCATGGTGCCGCTGTCCCAAGTGCCGGGAGCTGTCGGACAGCGATCAGGCGCTTCTCCTCGAGAATGCGGTTGTTGAGGCTCTCGAAGCGTTCGATGAGCGCGCCCAACTGGCCCATCTCGCGTATGTAAATACGCTGGCGCCGCCGGCCACAGTCAAGCCTGGCCCGCGCGTCTTCCTCGAGTTCGCGCCCATTCGGCGGAGATTTGACAAGCCTCTCGATGCTCCCGGCGTCGATGAAAATGAGAAACTCCTTGACTTGCTGGACGCAAACCTCGCGGTCTTTCCGGCCGAGACGGCCCAGGCGCTGGAATACTGGCTGGACTGCTCGCTCTTTTCACAGTGGAAGGAGCCCCACGTGAAATTGCCATGGTCCCAGCAGGTTTTGGAAGCGGACCTGGGCGTCTACGGCTCGAGGGGCATCCGGCATATCACCACATTCGCGGTGTATCTCGATGAACACTACCTCAAGACCTATGGCGAACCGCCCATCGACTCATATGGTCAGGCACTCGCCGCCTACCAGCCGGGGTAAGCAGTCACACATATGTAGCGTCGCCAACCAACGCGATTCCCAGGTATAGAAGTGGAGCCGCCATGACAAGACACACGAATCCACTTACCCGGCCCAGACCAAGCCGGGCCGACAACTGCGTCACGCTGCCGGTCACACCCTCTGGCATCCTTCGGGCTGACATCAAAGAGGCCCTGGGATGGGAACGCCAACCCAACGATCTCGTGGGTTCTATCATACTCTGCAAATGAGTCGCGGGGTTTGCCGTTGTTCGTCGAAGCAGGCCCATGTCCTTCAGATAGAGTGCGGCCCATTTTTATCGCATGTGTTGCGGCTAACCCTCCGCGATCTTTGCCCAACAGGAGCTATCTTCCGGCGGCCAACAACTCGTCGTCAACGAAGCGCGCGTCTTCAGGATTCGGCGCCACAAAATAGGCGCCCTCGATGCCCGGGTCGGGAAACTCCGTCAAGGTCACTTTGCGCGACGCCGGACCCGGGTACCATTGTCCCGGATCCCACACTTCCACCGTGCATGCCAGCCCGCCGGGGTGCACGGAATCGTCTGCAAAGGGGCCCTCAAGCGTGTCCGGGTTCATAGTGAGCAGCCGCGGCTGGCTCTCTCCCATCCCCTCGTTATAGGCCTTGTTGAGCCCAAACACGAGCGGCCCGTACATGACCGCCACCCGCCCAACCTGCGACCTGCGCCCCTTTACCAGACGCAGCGCCATCGGCAACGACAGTGCCACCTCATCTCCGTTCTTCCAGGTACGTTCGACGGTGCACACGGTTCCCGGCGCGCAATCCGCACCGGCCGGCTCGCCGTTCACCTTCACCGACGCATTCGCGCACCAGCGGGGAACCCGAAATCCCAATGCGAACGCGTTTTCCCCCTCAAGCGAAACGCGTACCCGCACGGTTCCTTCCGACGGATACGCCGTGTCCTGCGTCAGCCTGACCGTCGTGCCGTCTTTCAGCGCCGTCTCGACCGTGGATGGCGTATAGAGATTCACAAGCAGCCCTTTACCAGTCCGGTACACGACATATTTCGGCAAATCCCCTATCCCCCGGCGGTAGTTGTTGGGACAGCAATAGGTGTCCTTGTCGAAGAATACCCGCGGCGCTTCGAACGGCGTGTAATAGCGCAGAAGACGCCCGTCGGGCGACTGCGCGCCGAACAGCGTGTTGTGAATCGTGCGTTCCATCAGATCTCCGTACAGGGACTCGCCGCTCTGGCGCATGAGCTCATCGTAGAACTTCAGCATGTATGCCGACGCGCAGGTCTCGCCCAGATTGTTCAATCCTGCCTGAGTATCGTGCCAGCATTCGTGATCTCCGACCGCGCCTGA
The window above is part of the Candidatus Hydrogenedentota bacterium genome. Proteins encoded here:
- a CDS encoding serine/threonine-protein kinase; translated protein: MNTLEPGSLFGKYRIHNMIGRGGMGVVYVAEDTSLGRRVALKVLSPDLVSSSAFEERFRREARIVASLNHPNIVQIHSLDNIDGRLVIDMTYVEGGSLADAEAMRRATLSQSLQSVGDALAGLASCHQVGIIHRDVKPSNILLGREGIALLSDFGLSKCLAAHHEAAVSSMASSCLFLGTPRYAPPESWEGKEPTPSWDVYSAGAVIYEAASGHAPHEANSPLELIRSIYENAVPPLSDINEAITPALSKAVAQMLAQNPNDRPQNASAALKLLSECPEFAEKKSARLSTIVQVKWPPKRAPFRLRLAKMKRPLVILAAAAFILAIASLLPLKSWFSSLPGEGARPRAASDHYVFNTTDTLTSERWAEHWLMIRGGEQQTWQVLASKGTDLIYLQASPNDESFDFLGHWAHYTDKTARAFRHGTVQGAGKWVRENELMTAVLQFECALDGSRWQGAFLLDRTVSDEPPGQFMAALESTGLFTRLVYCELIPRNLDWAEEVENLFIAKDIPKVTVPFLAGSDAPMQIDGQATETIWRQAAANAGPESGVLNAQSEGSGATLTVCRDKNQLYFYLASPTPLDNPALTLRLLTQCDAQPNQIISWKLVVDQSNAIQLHKVAGDKEYPQNSHAVAVSSGEAKGHRVEMAMPFTDLELEEGPLPDTRWRLSGAFADAQVEPVKAAVYWGRAAGASPVHGAILLFGPSE
- a CDS encoding DUF4838 domain-containing protein — its product is MTESIQDDPQPGAQPFFKTRGVVITPQDLTLGNWPERAKRAGLTTIALHPFPKRLIEFVESNDGQEFLDTCRELGLRVEYELHAMAELLPRHLFDKDPSLFRMTDEGERSPDANVCVHSAAALETVAANAARVGNLLRPTTGRYYFWGDDGKPWCRCPKCRELSDSDQALLLENAVVEALEAFDERAQLAHLAYVNTLAPPATVKPGPRVFLEFAPIRRRFDKPLDAPGVDENEKLLDLLDANLAVFPAETAQALEYWLDCSLFSQWKEPHVKLPWSQQVLEADLGVYGSRGIRHITTFAVYLDEHYLKTYGEPPIDSYGQALAAYQPG
- a CDS encoding glycoside hydrolase family 127 protein — encoded protein: MHRGILAGTCLTGGLVMVMFSAMAYELEHIELDAIDIGGEMGRRIDVTVENNLLAVDVDNDFIKPFQERNQTDGFIGLGMFIDGLTRLAFHTGNPAAIARKEHVVAATIATQEDDGYIGLMKPEARIARLWDVHEMSYLVLGLTSDYALFGNRESLGAAQRLADYLVGKLTDNPPPGCFEGDLNVDMGPTGLGDALMYLSEQSGDARYRDFCIDTLKIGEWRKPIVKGRWWPIDGHVYAYIDKCLLQLRLDPERTRPALHEMSEGVMHFLLAGEGLTISGAVGDHECWHDTQAGLNNLGETCASAYMLKFYDELMRQSGESLYGDLMERTIHNTLFGAQSPDGRLLRYYTPFEAPRVFFDKDTYCCPNNYRRGIGDLPKYVVYRTGKGLLVNLYTPSTVETALKDGTTVRLTQDTAYPSEGTVRVRVSLEGENAFALGFRVPRWCANASVKVNGEPAGADCAPGTVCTVERTWKNGDEVALSLPMALRLVKGRRSQVGRVAVMYGPLVFGLNKAYNEGMGESQPRLLTMNPDTLEGPFADDSVHPGGLACTVEVWDPGQWYPGPASRKVTLTEFPDPGIEGAYFVAPNPEDARFVDDELLAAGR